From the genome of Amia ocellicauda isolate fAmiCal2 chromosome 14, fAmiCal2.hap1, whole genome shotgun sequence, one region includes:
- the LOC136767644 gene encoding fish-egg lectin-like, with the protein MAVPGELKYYSCGPVGCWGVNNLDEIHVKLGVGGNSCPGPEKWYRIPGSLSMVEVSADGEVHGVNKRGSVFKRIGVSACNPFGSGWEHLRIAGLSSHVSYDRGALWIICRNGDVQRCRFSEALSFE; encoded by the exons ATGGCAGTCCCAGGCGAGCTCAAGTACTACTCCTGTGGGCCTGTTGGGTGCTGGGGAGTGAACAATCTAGATGAAATCCACGTCAAGCTGGGTGTCGGTGGGAATTCCTGTCCTGGCCCTGAGAAGTGGTACCGCATTCCAGGCTCCCTGTCCATGGTGGAAGTGAGCGCGGATGGTGAAGTGCATGGAGTGAACAAACGTGGCTCGGTATTCAAAAG GATTGGTGTCAGTGCCTGTAACCCCTTTGGCAGTGGGTGGGAACATCTAAGGATAGCTGGACTAAGCAGCCATGTGTCGTATGATCGTGGAGCCCTGTGGATTATCTGCAGAAATGGTGACGTCCAGAGGTGCAGGTTCTCTGAAGCCCTGTCATTTGAGTGA